The following are from one region of the Hyla sarda isolate aHylSar1 chromosome 6, aHylSar1.hap1, whole genome shotgun sequence genome:
- the FADD gene encoding FAS-associated death domain protein: MERVDKCSVLLLRISEKLNNEELEGMKFLCQKQIVKKKMETITSPIHLFRHLKELTEISEDDLGFLVVLLNTINRPDLAQEVERFHSPPSRVEAGERDHLDQAFDIICDNVGRDWKKLIRSLGVSESTIEQVVYANPNNMREQLQQCLNEWKKKRKDGATISVLVKALENCRMRLVSERITEAINLSHGAS; encoded by the exons ATGGAGAGAGTAGACAAATGCTCCGTCCTGTTGTTAAGAATATCTGAGAAACTGAACAATGAGGAACTAGAGGGCATGAAGTTTCTTTGCCAGAAACAAATAGTCAAAAAGAAAATGGAGACGATCACCAGCCCCATACATCTGTTCAGGCACCTGAAGGAGCTGACCGAGATCTCGGAGGACGATCTCGGTTTTTTGGTCGTGTTATTGAACACCATCAATCGTCCGGATCTCGCTCAAGAGGTAGAACGTTTCCACAGTCCACCATCCAGGGTCGAGGCAGGAGAAAGAG ATCATCTGGACCAGGCCTTTGACATTATATGTGATAATGTTGGGAGAGACTGGAAGAAGCTGATCCGGTCACTTGGTGTATCAGAGTCAACTATAGAACAAGTTGTTTATGCGAACCCCAACAATATGCGGGAACAACTGCAACAATGTCTGAACGAgtggaagaagaagaggaaagaTGGCGCCACTATATCGGTCCTGGTAAAAGCCTTAGAGAACTGCAGAATGAGACTGGTGTCAGAGAGAATAACAGAGGCCATCAACCTCAGTCATGGGGCATCATAG